The sequence GTGACGATGCCACCGGTCTTCGCGCCACGCTGGGTGGTGCTGATGCGAGTGTGCTTCTTGACCCGGTTCACGCCCTCGACCAGGACCTTGTCCTGCCGCGGGTAGGCCGCGATGACCTTACCCTTGGCGCCCTTGTCCTTGCCGGCGATGACGAGGACCGTGTCGCCCTTCCTGACCTTCACGGTCACAACACCTCCGGCGCGAGAGAAATAATCTTCATGAACCGCTTGTCCCGCAGCTCCCGGCCAACCGGGCCGAAGATACGGGTGCCACGCGGGTCCCCGCCGTCCTTGATGATGACGGCGGCGTTCTCGTCGAAGCGGATGTACGAGCCGTCCGGCCGCCGCTTCTCCTTGGCGGTACGGACGACGACCGCCTTCACGACATCGCCCTTCTTGACACCGGCACCCGGGATCGCGTCCTTGACGGTGGCCACGATGACGTCGCCGATGCTCGCGTAGCGCCGACCGGAGCCACCGAGCACCCGGATGCACAGGATCTCCCGGGCACCCGTGTTGTCGGCGACGCGCAGTCGCGACTCCTGCTGAATCACGTCTATCTCCTATGTCTGCCGGTTCTCCGGCCGCAGCACGGCGGCCGGAGCCTGGCGGAACCTGCGCCCGACCGGAACCGGCCGAGCTCGAGCCTTCGCTACTTGGCCTTCTCGAGGATCTCCACGAGCCGCCACCGCTTGGTGGCAGACAACGGCCGGGTCTCCATGATCAGGACCCGGTCGCCGATGCCGGCCGAGTTCTGCTCGTCGTGGACCTTCAGCTTGCTGGTACGGCGCATGATCTTGCCGTACAGCCCGTGCTTGACGCGGTCCTCGACCTCGACGACAACGGTCTTGTCCATCTTGTCGCTGACCACGAGGCCCTCACGAACCTTCCGGCGGGCCCGCGTGGTCGCGGTGGTGTTCTCGCTCATCCTGCAGTCACCTCAGTCGGCGCGGCCGAGAGCCCCAGCTCGCGTTCACGCATGATCGTGTAGATCCGGGCGATCTCCCGACGAATGACCTGCAGCCGCCGGTTGTTGTCCAGCTGCCCGGTTGCGGCCTGCACGCGGAGGTTGAACAGCTCCGCCTTAGCCTCGCGCAGCTTCGTGACCAGCTCCTCCTCGGAGAGTTCACGCAGCTCGGCGGCCTTAACGCCCGCTGCCATCAGGATTCACCCACTTCGCGTGTAACAATCCGGCACTTCATCGGGAGCTTGTGGATCGCGCGACGCATCGCCTCACGCGCGATCTGCTCGTTGGGGAAGGACATCTCGAAGAGCACCCGCCCCGGCTTCACGTTCGCGACCCACCACTCGGGAGAGCCCTTACCGGAACCCATCCGGGTCTCCGCCGGCTTCTTGGTGAGCGCCTGGTCCGGGAAGATCGTGATCCAGACCTTGCCACCACGCTTGATGTGCCGGGTCATCGCGATACGCGCCGACTCGATCTGGCGGTTGGTCACGTAGGCCGGCTCGAGAGCCTGGATCCCGAACTCGCCGAACACCACCCGGTTACCGCCCTTGGACGCGCCACTGCGGTCCGGGTGGTGCGGCTTGCGGAAGCCCTTCGGGGGCTTGCGCGGCATCAGCATCTGTCAGCCCTCCTGCTGCGTTTCTGCCGGCTGGGTGGCAGCCGACGCGACCGCGCCAGCGTCCACCGACTCGCCGCTCGGCGTCTCGGCCGCCTGCGCGATGGTGGTCGCGGCGGCTCGGCCGGCCTCGGTGCCACCAGCGGTGGTGCCGGACGAACCAGACCTACCCCGACGCGGACGCTCCGAGCGGTCGCCGCGCTCCCGTCGCGGGCGCGACGGCGCCTCGGCTGGGGTCTCCCGGCCCGGCACCGCGTCGCCCTTGTAGATCCAAACCTTCACGCCGATGCGGCCGAAGGTGGTCCGGGCCTCGAAGAAGCCGTACTCGATGTTGGCCCGAAGCGTGTGCAGCGGGACCCGGCCCTCGCGGTAGAACTCGGTCCGGCTCATCTCGGCACCACCGAGCCGCCCCGAGACCTGCACCCGGATGCCCTTGCAGACCGGGTTCTTCATCGCCGACTGCATGGCCTTGCGCATCGCCCGACGGAAGCTGACCCGGCTGGACAGCTGCTCGGCCACGCCCTGCGCGACGAGCTGCGCGTCCGACTCGGGGCTCTTCACCTCGATGATGTTGAGCTGGACCTGCTTACCGGTCAGCTTTTCCAGCTTGCCGCGAATCCGGTCGGCCTCGGCGCCCTTACGGCCGATCACGATGCCCGGCCGGGCGGTGTGGATGTCGACGCGGACCCGGTCCCGAGTGCGCTCGATGTCAACCTTGGAGATTCCCGCCCGCTCCAGGCCCTTGGACATCATCCGCCGGATCTTGACATCCTCGCCGACGTAGTCCTTGTAGAGCTTGTCCGCGAACCAGCGCGACTTCCAGTCGGTCGAGATGCCGAGCCGGAACCCGTGCGGGTGAACCTTCTGACCCATTACTCGGCACCCTCCGTCTTGCTCTCGGTCGCAGCTGGCGTGGTCTCCTTCGCCGGGGCCGCCTTCTTCGCCGCCGCCTTCTTCGGCGCAGCCGGCGCGACCGCCTCAACCACCACCGTGATGTGACAGGTGCGCTTCCGGATCCGGTACGCCCGGCCCTGGGCGCGCGGCTGGAACCGCTTCATCGTCGGGCCCTCGTCCACGTACGCCTCGCTGACGAGCAGCGCATCGGGGTCCAGCCGCTCGTTGTTCTCCGCGTTGGCGATCGCGCTCGCGAGTACCTTGTACACCTGCTCGCTCGCGGCCTGTGGCGCGAACTGCAGCACCGTGAGCGCCTCCTTCGCGGGCAGGCCGCGGACGAGGTTGACCACCCGGCGCGCCTTCATCGGCGAGATGCGCACGTACCGCGCAACCGCCCGCGCGCCCGGAAGCACCGGAGCGTCGCCCTTTCCTGGCATCGCTGTAACCCCTTGTTCCTCTATCCGTATGCCCGCGGCGTCAGCGCCGACGGCTCTTCCGGTCGTCCTTCTCGTGACCCTTGAACGTGCGGGTCAGCGCGAACTCGCCGAGCTTGTGCCCGACCATCGCCTCGGTCACGAATACCGGGACGTGCTTGCGTCCGTCGTGCACAGCGATCGTGTGACCCAGCATCTCCGGGATGATCGTCGAGCGCCGCGACCAGGTCTTGATGACGTTCTTGGTGCCCTTGTCGTTCTGCGTCTCCACCTTCTTGAGCAGGTGGTCGTCGATGAACGGGCCCTTCTTCAGGCTGCGAGGCATCTCTTATCTCCCTCAGCCGCGCTTACGCGTGGCGTAGCGACGGCGGACGATCAGCCGGTCACTCGGCTGGCCCTTACGGCGGGTACGGCCCTCGGGCTTACCCTGCGGGTTGACCGGGTGACGGCCACCAGAGGTCTTACCCTCACCACCACCGTGCGGGTGGTCGACCGGGTTCATGGCCACACCACGGACGGTCGGGCGCTTGCCCTTCCACCGCATCCGGCCGGCCTTGCCCCAGTTGATGTTTGACTGGTCGGCGTTGCCGATCTCACCAATGCTGGCCCGGCAGCGAACGTCGACGCGCCGGATCTCTCCGGACGGCATACGCAGGGTCGCGTAGGCGCCCTCCCGGCCGAGCAGCTGGATTCCGGTCCCCGCGGAGCGGGCCAGCTTGGCACCACCGCCCGGACGCAGCTCCACGTTGTGGATGGTCATACCGACCGGGATGTTCCGCAGCGGCAGGTTGTTGCCCGGCTTGATGTCGGCGCCCGGGCCCGACTCGACGATGTCGCCCTGCTTCAGGTCCTTCGGTGCGAGGATGTACCGCTTCTCGCCGTCCAGGAAGTGCAGCAGCGCGATCCGCGCGGTGCGGTTCGGGTCGTACTCGATATGCGCGACCTTCGCCGGCACGCCGTCCTTGTCGACCCGCTTGAAGTCGATGATCCGGTACTGGCGCTTGTGGCCGCCGCCCTGGTGGCGGGCGGTGATCCGGCCGTGGGCGTTACGCCCGCCCTTCTTCGGCAGCGGGGTCAGCAGCGACTTCTCCGGCGTAGACCGGGTGATCTCGGCGAAGTCGGCAACGCTCGAGCCACGCCGGCCCGGCGTCGTCGGCTTGTACTTACGGATAGCCATTGTCTACACCCCTCAGCTGACCGGGCCGCCGAAGGCCTCGATACGGTCACCGTCAGCCAGCTTCACCATCGCCCGCTTGGTGTCCTTGCGCTTGCCGAACCCGGTCCGGGTCCGCTTACGCTTGCCCACGCGGTTGAGCGTGTTGACCGTCAGGACGCGGACGTTGAAGATCTGCTCGATGGCGATCTTGATCGCGGTCTTGTTCGCGTCCGGGTGCACCAGGAACGTGTACCAGTTACGGTTCAGCTCGCTGTAGCTCTTCTCCGAGACGACCGGCGCAATGATGATGTCGCGCGGGTCGGCGATCGTGCTCACTTGCCACCCTCCTCGGTGGTCTCAGCGGGAACGCCCAGGAACTCCTCCAGGGCCTCCTTGGTGAAGACCACGTCGTCGGCCAGCAGCACGTCGTACGTGTTGAGCTGGCCGGACTCGATCAGGTGCACCCGCGGCTCGTTGCGCAGCGACACCCAGTTCAGCTCATCGGTGCTGCTCAGCACCACCAGCACCCGGCGCGCCTCGGTCAGCTTCGCCAAGGTGGCCAGGGCGGCCTTGGTCGACGGCTTCTCACCGGCGACGAACGCTTCGACGACGTGCACCTTGTCGGCGCGGGCCCGATCCGAGAGGGCACCCCGCAGCGCGGCGGCCTTCATCTTCTTCGGGGTCCGCTGGCTGTAGTCGCGCGGCACCGGGCCGTGGACCACGCCACCCCCGGCGAACTGCGGGGCGCGAATCGAGCCCTGACGGGCCCGGCCGGTGCCCTTCTGCTTGTAGGGCTTCTTGCCGCCGCCGGCAACCTCGCCCCGCGTCTTGGTCTTGTGCGTGCCCTGTCGGGCCGCCGCAAGCTGAGCCACCACAACCTGGTGCATCAGCGCGATGTTGGCCTGCGCGTCGAAGATGTCAGCGGGCAACTCGACGGAGCCGGCCTTGGTGCCTTCGACGGTGAGGACATCAACGGTGGTCACTTGGCTGCCCCACCCTTCTTCGCCTTGGCCGCAGTGCGAACCAGGACCAGCGCGCCCTTGGGGCCAGGGATGGCACCACGGACGAGCAGGAGATTGTTCTCGGTGTCAACCGCCTGGACGGTCAGGTTCTGGACGGTGTAGCGCACACCACCCATCCGGCCGGCCATCCGGGTGCCCTTGAAGACACGTCCCGGAGTGGCGCAGCCGCCGATCGAGCCCGGCGAGCGGTGCTTGCGCTCCACACCGTGGCTGGCGCGCAGGCCGTGGAAGCCGTGCCGCTTCATCGGGCCGGCGTAGCCCTTGCCCTTGGTCTTTCCGGTCACGTCGACCGAGATACCGGCCGGGAACTCCTCGACCGTGACCTCCTGGCCGGACGAGTACTCGCCGGCGTCGGTCGTGCGCAGCTCGACGATGTGCCGGCGCGGCGCGACATCGGCCTTTGCGTAGTGACCGCTGATCGGCTTCTTGACCTTGCGTGGGTCGATGGCGCCATACGCCAACTGGACCGCCGCGTAGCCGTCCTTCTCCTGGCTACGGACCTGGCTGACGACACACGGGCCGGCCTGCACCACAGTCACCGGGACAACACGGTTGTTGTCCCAGACCTGGGTCATGCCGAGCTTCGCGCCCAGGATCCCCTTGACTTGCCTGTCCATTTGTCCGATCCCTACAGCTTGATCTCGATGTCGACGCCAGCCGGCAGGTCGAGGCGCATGAGCGAGTCGACCGTCTTCGGGGTCGGGTCGATGATGTCGATCAGCCGCTTGTGCGTGCGCATCTCGAAGTGCTCGCGCGAGTCCTTGTACTTGTGCGGCGAGCGGATAACGCAGAAACGGTTGATCTCCGTGGGCAGCGGCACCGGGCCTGCGACCTGCGCCCCGGTGCGCGTCACCGTCTCGACGATCTTCCGAGCCGAGGAGTCGACGACCTCGTGGTCATAGGCCTTGAGCCGGATGCGGATCTTCTGTCCCGCCATAGTGGCTTCTGTTCCTTCTCTCGATGCCGCTGTGTTGCGGACGCCTGCGCCGAGTGGCACCGGGCCCGCTTCGCCGACCCCCGCGGTCGGGCGTGTCGCGCCTTTGGTTCAGAGTTCGCCCCGGGATTCCGGAGCGATCCTGCCGCGGTGGGTCATCACGTCGATCGCACAATGGCGATCTAGACGCCGCGCGAGGGTGGCCAGCGAAGCGTCGCCAACCACCCTGCGCCCGACTGGTCCCCCGCCCGGAGGTTCAGCGTCGCTGAACACGAACGGGGAAACCATCGTTACGCAACCTGACTAGTATGCCGCACGACCGGCGGCATACCTAATCGGGGTTACCTAGCTCACTTGATGATCTTGGTGACGCGACCCGCGCCAACCGTGCGGCCACCCTCGCGAATCGCGAACTTGAGGTTGTCCTCCATCGCGATGGGCTGGATCAGCTTCACGGTCATCGTGGTGTTGTCGCCCGGCATGACCATCTCGGTACCCTCGGGGAGGGTAACAACGCCGGTGACGTCCGTGGTCCGGAAGTAGAACTGCGGACGGTAGTTCTGGAAGAACGGCGTGTGGCGGCCGCCCTCCTCCTTGGAGAGGATGTAGACCGTCGCCTCGAACTCGGTGTGCGGGGTGGCGGTGCCCGGCTTGATGACGACCATGCCGCGCTCGACGTCCTCGCGCTTCACGCCACGCAGCAGCAGGCCGACGTTCTCACCCGCGCGAGCCTCGTCCAGCAGCTTCCGGAACATCTCGATGCCGGTGCAGGTGGTCTTCGTCGACTTCTCACGGATGCCGACGAGCTCCACCTCCTCGTTCGGCTTCAGCACGCCACGCTCGGCGCGACCGGTGACGACCGTGCCCCGGCCGGTGATCGTGAAGACGTCCTCGATCGGCATCAGGAACGGCTTCTCGATCTCGCGCTCCGGCTGCGGGATCGAGGTGTCGACCGCGGTCATCAGCTCCATGAGCTTGCCGGCCCACTCCGGGTCACCCTCAAGGGCCTTCAGCGCGGACACCCGCACGACCGGCAGGTCGTCGCCCGGGTACTCCTGCGAGGAGAGCAGCTCACGAACCTCGAGCTCGACGAGCTCAAGGAGCTCCTCGTCGTCAACCATGTCGCTCTTGTTGAGCGCCACGACGATGTACGGCACGCCAACCTGGCGGGCCAGCAGCACGTGCTCGCGGGTCTGCGGCATCGGGCCATCGGTCGCCGCGACCACGAGGATCGCACCGTCCATCTGGGCCGCACCGGTGATCATGTTCTTGATGTAGTCGGCGTGACCGGGGCAGTCGACGTGCGCGTAGTGCCGCGCCTCGGTCTGGTACTCGACGTGCGCGATCGAGATCGTGATGCCGCGGGCCTTCTCCTCCGGCGCCTTGTCGATCTCGTCGAACGGCATGTACGGGTTCAGGTCCGGGTACTGGTCGTGCAGGACCTTGGTGATGGCCGCCGTCAGCGTCGTCTTACCGTGGTCGATGTGACCAATGGTGCCGATGTTGACGTGCGGCTTAGTCCGCTCGAACTTCGCCTTCGCCACTGGTGTCCTCCTGTGGACTTTCTTGGTTCGTTCGCCCCGGTGCGCCGGTCGGCGCTTAGGACTCTGTCGACAGCCTTTCCGGCCTGATGGCCGGGAAGCCATTTGTGGGTTCTGCGGCGATGAAGCCTACAGGCCCGAAATCATGCCCTCCGACCGAGGTGGTCGCGGACGGGGAGACCCTCCCGCGACCCGCCCCGGATCATCGAACGGCTCAGACGAGCGTCACTCGCCAGTCGCCTTGGCGATGATCTCCCTCGCCACCGAGGCCGGAACCTCGGCGTAGGAGTCGAACTGCATGCTGAAGCTAGCCCGGCCCTGGGTCTTCGACCGCAGGTCGCCGACGTAGCCGAACATCTCCGACAACGGCACCAGGGAACGGACGACGCGGGCACCGCCGCGCTCCTCCATCGCCTGAATTATGCCGCGACGGGAGTTGATATCGCCGATGACATCACCCATGTTCTCCTCGGGAGTGGTGACCTCAACGGCCATCATCGGCTCGAGCAGCGCCGGATCAGCCTTGCGGGCCGCATCCTTCAGCACCATCGAACCGGCGATCTTGAACGCCATCTCGGACGAGTCGACCTCGTGGTACTGACCGTCGACCAGCGTCAGCTTCACCCCGACCAGCGGGAAGCCGGCCAGAATGCCGTACTGCATGGCATCCTGCGCACCCGCGTCCACCGAGGGGATGAACTCCCGCGGGATCCGACCGCCGGTTACGGCGTTGGCGAACTCGTAGGTCGGAGCCTCGTTGTCCAGGGGCAACGGCTCCAGGCTGATGATCACCCGGGCGTACTGGCCGGAACCACCAGTCTGCTTCTTGTGGGTGTATTCGACCTTCTCCACCTTGCGGCGGATGGTCTCGCGGTAGGCGACCTGTGGCATACCGATGTTCGCCTCGACGTTGAACTCGCGGCGCATCCGGTCCACCAGGATGTCCAGGTGCAGCTCACCCATGCCGGAGATGACCGTCTGCCCGGTCTCCTCGTCCAGCTTGACGCGGAAGGTCGGGTCCTCCTCGGCCAGCCGCTGGATGGCGGTGCTGAGCTTCTCCTGGTCGGCCTTGGTCTTCGGCTCGATAGCCACCTCAATGACCGGCTCCGGGAAGGTCATCGACTCGAGGATGACCGGATTCGCCGGGTCACAAAGGGTGTCACCGGTGGTGGTCTGCTTCAGACCCTGAACCGCGATGATGTCGCCAGCCTTGGCGGAGCCGCGCTCCTCCCGCTTGTTGGCGTGCATCTGGTAGATCTTGCCGATCCGCTCCTTGCGGTCCTTGGTGGAGTTGACCACCTGCGAACCGGTCTCCACCACACCGGAGTAGACCCGGACGTAGGTGAGCTTCCCAAGGTGCTTGTCGGTCTGGATCTTGAATGCGAGACCAGCGAAGGGCTCCGAGGTGGACGGCTTCCGCAGCATCGGGGTCTCACCGTCGGTCGCGGTGCCCTCGATCGCCGGGACGTCCAACGGCGACGGCAGGTAGTCGACCACGGCGTCGAGCATCGGCTGGACGCCCTTGTTCTTGAAGGCGGAGCCGCAGAGGACCGGGTTGGCCTTACCGGCGATGGTTGCCCGGCGGATGGCGGCCTTGATCTCCTCAACGGAGAACTCCTCGCCCTCCAGGTACTTCTCCATCACCGCGTCGTCGACGTCGGCCAACGTCTCCATCAGCTTCTCGCGCCACTCGGTGGCAACGTCGGCCAACTCGGCCGGGATCTCCTCGACCGCGTAGTCCTCACCCTTCTGGGTTTCCCCACGCCAGGTGAGGGCACGCATCCCGATCAGGTCGACGACGCCGATGTGCTCGGACTCAAGCCCAATCGGGACCTGGAGCACCAGCGGGGTGGCGTTGAGCCGGTCAACCATCATCTGGACGCAGCGGAAGAAGTCGGCACCGGTCCGGTCGAGCTTGTTGACGAAGCACATCCGCGGAACGTTGTACTTGTCGGCCTGACGCCAGACGTTCTCCGTCTGCGGCTCCACGCCGGCGACTCCGTCGTAGACCGCGACCGCACCATCCAGAACCCGCAGCGACCGCTCGACCTCGACCGTGAAGTCGACGTGGCCGGGCGTATCGATGATCTGAATCGTGTGGCCCTTCCACTCGCACTTCGTGGCGGCGGAAGTGATCGTGATACCGCGCTCCTGCTCCTGCGCCATCCAGTCCATGACGGCAGCGCCCTCATGAACCTCACCGATCTTGTAGGTGATACCGGTGTAGAACAGGATTCGCTCGGTGGTAGTGGTCTTACCGGCATCGATGTGCGCCATGATGCCGATGTTGCGTACGTTGGCGAGCGCGTCTGCGGCGGCCACTTCAATCCCTACTTATCGTCGTCTCGACACAACTGGTGTGGTTCCGGCGCCGAGACGGCGCCGGAACCCGGGTGTTACCAGCGGTAGTGCGCGAAGGCCTTGTTGGACTCGGCCATCTTGTGGGTGTCCTCGCGCCGCTTGACGGCGGCACCGAGACCGTTACTCGCGTCCAGCAGCTCGTTCATCAGCCGCTCAACCATGGTCTTCTCGCGCCGGGCGCGGGCGTAGGTGACCAGCCAGCGCAGGCCCAGGGTGGTGGCGCGGGCCGGGCGAACCTCGACCGGCACCTGGTAGGTGGCGCCACCGACTCGGCGGCTGCGCACCTCGAGCGTCGGCTTGACGTTGTCCATCGCTCGCTTGAGGGTGACCACCGGGTCGGTGCCGGACTTCTCCCGGCAGCCCTCCAGCGCCGCGTAGACGAGGGTCTCGGCCAGCTGACGCTTGCCACGCAGCAGAATCTTGTTCACCAACTGGGTGACCAGCGGCGAGTTGTACACCGGGTCAGCGACCAGCGGCCGCCGCGGAGCGGGTCCCTTACGCGGCATGTCAGCTCTTCTCCTTCTTCGCGCCGTAGCGGCTACGCGCCTGCTTACGGTTGCGGACACCCTGGGTGTCCAGCGAGCCACGGACGATCTTGTACCGCACACCGGGGAGGTCCTTCACCCGGCCACCGCGGACCAGCACGATCGAGTGCTCCTGGAGGTTGTGGCCGACGCCCGGAATGTAGGCGGTCACCTCGATCTGGCTGCTGAGCTTGACCCGAGCGACCTTACGCAGCGCCGAGTTCGGCTTCTTCGGGGTGGTGGTGTACACCCGGGTGCACACGCCCCGCCGCTGCGGGGACCCCTTCAGGGCGGGGGTTTTCGTCTTGGTCGTCTTGGCCTGACGGCCCTTTCGGACCAGCTGCTGAATGGTGGGCACCGGGTTTCTCCGCTCCCTTCGGCCGCCCAGAGGCGACCGCGCCGTCTGCTTCTAGCCGGCCGGATGGACGGCTCTCCTACATTCCAACCA comes from Salinispora tropica CNB-440 and encodes:
- the rplX gene encoding 50S ribosomal protein L24: MTVKVRKGDTVLVIAGKDKGAKGKVIAAYPRQDKVLVEGVNRVKKHTRISTTQRGAKTGGIVTQEAPIHVSNVMVLDSDGKPTRVGYRIDDNGQKVRIARSTGKDLSS
- the rpsQ gene encoding 30S ribosomal protein S17 → MSENTTATTRARRKVREGLVVSDKMDKTVVVEVEDRVKHGLYGKIMRRTSKLKVHDEQNSAGIGDRVLIMETRPLSATKRWRLVEILEKAK
- the rplN gene encoding 50S ribosomal protein L14, producing MIQQESRLRVADNTGAREILCIRVLGGSGRRYASIGDVIVATVKDAIPGAGVKKGDVVKAVVVRTAKEKRRPDGSYIRFDENAAVIIKDGGDPRGTRIFGPVGRELRDKRFMKIISLAPEVL
- the rpsL gene encoding 30S ribosomal protein S12, which gives rise to MPTIQQLVRKGRQAKTTKTKTPALKGSPQRRGVCTRVYTTTPKKPNSALRKVARVKLSSQIEVTAYIPGVGHNLQEHSIVLVRGGRVKDLPGVRYKIVRGSLDTQGVRNRKQARSRYGAKKEKS
- the tuf gene encoding elongation factor Tu — encoded protein: MAKAKFERTKPHVNIGTIGHIDHGKTTLTAAITKVLHDQYPDLNPYMPFDEIDKAPEEKARGITISIAHVEYQTEARHYAHVDCPGHADYIKNMITGAAQMDGAILVVAATDGPMPQTREHVLLARQVGVPYIVVALNKSDMVDDEELLELVELEVRELLSSQEYPGDDLPVVRVSALKALEGDPEWAGKLMELMTAVDTSIPQPEREIEKPFLMPIEDVFTITGRGTVVTGRAERGVLKPNEEVELVGIREKSTKTTCTGIEMFRKLLDEARAGENVGLLLRGVKREDVERGMVVIKPGTATPHTEFEATVYILSKEEGGRHTPFFQNYRPQFYFRTTDVTGVVTLPEGTEMVMPGDNTTMTVKLIQPIAMEDNLKFAIREGGRTVGAGRVTKIIK
- the rplC gene encoding 50S ribosomal protein L3 encodes the protein MDRQVKGILGAKLGMTQVWDNNRVVPVTVVQAGPCVVSQVRSQEKDGYAAVQLAYGAIDPRKVKKPISGHYAKADVAPRRHIVELRTTDAGEYSSGQEVTVEEFPAGISVDVTGKTKGKGYAGPMKRHGFHGLRASHGVERKHRSPGSIGGCATPGRVFKGTRMAGRMGGVRYTVQNLTVQAVDTENNLLLVRGAIPGPKGALVLVRTAAKAKKGGAAK
- the fusA gene encoding elongation factor G; its protein translation is MAAADALANVRNIGIMAHIDAGKTTTTERILFYTGITYKIGEVHEGAAVMDWMAQEQERGITITSAATKCEWKGHTIQIIDTPGHVDFTVEVERSLRVLDGAVAVYDGVAGVEPQTENVWRQADKYNVPRMCFVNKLDRTGADFFRCVQMMVDRLNATPLVLQVPIGLESEHIGVVDLIGMRALTWRGETQKGEDYAVEEIPAELADVATEWREKLMETLADVDDAVMEKYLEGEEFSVEEIKAAIRRATIAGKANPVLCGSAFKNKGVQPMLDAVVDYLPSPLDVPAIEGTATDGETPMLRKPSTSEPFAGLAFKIQTDKHLGKLTYVRVYSGVVETGSQVVNSTKDRKERIGKIYQMHANKREERGSAKAGDIIAVQGLKQTTTGDTLCDPANPVILESMTFPEPVIEVAIEPKTKADQEKLSTAIQRLAEEDPTFRVKLDEETGQTVISGMGELHLDILVDRMRREFNVEANIGMPQVAYRETIRRKVEKVEYTHKKQTGGSGQYARVIISLEPLPLDNEAPTYEFANAVTGGRIPREFIPSVDAGAQDAMQYGILAGFPLVGVKLTLVDGQYHEVDSSEMAFKIAGSMVLKDAARKADPALLEPMMAVEVTTPEENMGDVIGDINSRRGIIQAMEERGGARVVRSLVPLSEMFGYVGDLRSKTQGRASFSMQFDSYAEVPASVAREIIAKATGE
- the rpsG gene encoding 30S ribosomal protein S7, which translates into the protein MPRKGPAPRRPLVADPVYNSPLVTQLVNKILLRGKRQLAETLVYAALEGCREKSGTDPVVTLKRAMDNVKPTLEVRSRRVGGATYQVPVEVRPARATTLGLRWLVTYARARREKTMVERLMNELLDASNGLGAAVKRREDTHKMAESNKAFAHYRW
- the rplB gene encoding 50S ribosomal protein L2 gives rise to the protein MAIRKYKPTTPGRRGSSVADFAEITRSTPEKSLLTPLPKKGGRNAHGRITARHQGGGHKRQYRIIDFKRVDKDGVPAKVAHIEYDPNRTARIALLHFLDGEKRYILAPKDLKQGDIVESGPGADIKPGNNLPLRNIPVGMTIHNVELRPGGGAKLARSAGTGIQLLGREGAYATLRMPSGEIRRVDVRCRASIGEIGNADQSNINWGKAGRMRWKGKRPTVRGVAMNPVDHPHGGGEGKTSGGRHPVNPQGKPEGRTRRKGQPSDRLIVRRRYATRKRG
- the rplV gene encoding 50S ribosomal protein L22, with protein sequence MPGKGDAPVLPGARAVARYVRISPMKARRVVNLVRGLPAKEALTVLQFAPQAASEQVYKVLASAIANAENNERLDPDALLVSEAYVDEGPTMKRFQPRAQGRAYRIRKRTCHITVVVEAVAPAAPKKAAAKKAAPAKETTPAATESKTEGAE
- the rpsS gene encoding 30S ribosomal protein S19 → MPRSLKKGPFIDDHLLKKVETQNDKGTKNVIKTWSRRSTIIPEMLGHTIAVHDGRKHVPVFVTEAMVGHKLGEFALTRTFKGHEKDDRKSRRR
- the rpmC gene encoding 50S ribosomal protein L29, whose protein sequence is MAAGVKAAELRELSEEELVTKLREAKAELFNLRVQAATGQLDNNRRLQVIRREIARIYTIMRERELGLSAAPTEVTAG
- the rplP gene encoding 50S ribosomal protein L16, translated to MLMPRKPPKGFRKPHHPDRSGASKGGNRVVFGEFGIQALEPAYVTNRQIESARIAMTRHIKRGGKVWITIFPDQALTKKPAETRMGSGKGSPEWWVANVKPGRVLFEMSFPNEQIAREAMRRAIHKLPMKCRIVTREVGES
- the rpsC gene encoding 30S ribosomal protein S3; translation: MGQKVHPHGFRLGISTDWKSRWFADKLYKDYVGEDVKIRRMMSKGLERAGISKVDIERTRDRVRVDIHTARPGIVIGRKGAEADRIRGKLEKLTGKQVQLNIIEVKSPESDAQLVAQGVAEQLSSRVSFRRAMRKAMQSAMKNPVCKGIRVQVSGRLGGAEMSRTEFYREGRVPLHTLRANIEYGFFEARTTFGRIGVKVWIYKGDAVPGRETPAEAPSRPRRERGDRSERPRRGRSGSSGTTAGGTEAGRAAATTIAQAAETPSGESVDAGAVASAATQPAETQQEG
- the rpsJ gene encoding 30S ribosomal protein S10; the protein is MAGQKIRIRLKAYDHEVVDSSARKIVETVTRTGAQVAGPVPLPTEINRFCVIRSPHKYKDSREHFEMRTHKRLIDIIDPTPKTVDSLMRLDLPAGVDIEIKL
- the rplW gene encoding 50S ribosomal protein L23 produces the protein MSTIADPRDIIIAPVVSEKSYSELNRNWYTFLVHPDANKTAIKIAIEQIFNVRVLTVNTLNRVGKRKRTRTGFGKRKDTKRAMVKLADGDRIEAFGGPVS
- the rplD gene encoding 50S ribosomal protein L4 — its product is MTTVDVLTVEGTKAGSVELPADIFDAQANIALMHQVVVAQLAAARQGTHKTKTRGEVAGGGKKPYKQKGTGRARQGSIRAPQFAGGGVVHGPVPRDYSQRTPKKMKAAALRGALSDRARADKVHVVEAFVAGEKPSTKAALATLAKLTEARRVLVVLSSTDELNWVSLRNEPRVHLIESGQLNTYDVLLADDVVFTKEALEEFLGVPAETTEEGGK